One Parcubacteria group bacterium DNA window includes the following coding sequences:
- a CDS encoding GxxExxY protein — MRRDELIYSDLSYEIFGILFKVQNELGRYCNEKQYGDSIEEKLKENKISYAREKTLPVSFEGEKINRNKVDFIIENKIILELKCSNFTTKENYYQLRRYLSAYNLKLGILVNFRDKYLKPKRILNSECKEY, encoded by the coding sequence ATGAGGAGAGATGAATTAATTTACTCTGATTTGTCTTATGAAATATTCGGCATATTATTCAAAGTCCAAAATGAATTAGGCAGATATTGCAATGAAAAGCAATATGGAGATTCTATAGAAGAAAAATTAAAAGAAAACAAAATTAGCTATGCGAGAGAAAAAACATTGCCAGTGTCGTTTGAGGGAGAAAAGATAAACAGAAATAAGGTTGATTTTATCATAGAAAACAAAATAATATTAGAATTGAAATGCTCCAATTTCACTACTAAAGAAAATTACTACCAATTAAGAAGATACCTTTCTGCATATAATTTGAAACTTGGAATTTTAGTAAATTTCAGGGATAAATATCTAAAACCAAAAAGAATATTAAATTCAGAATGCAAAGAGTATTAA
- a CDS encoding glycosyltransferase family 2 protein, translated as MKIFIVIPAFNEGTVIQDVIREIKEEGYENIIIVDDGSKDNTYSKAKEIKGITALRHKINRGKGAATKTGIEAAKLLGADIIVTMDGDGQHDPKDIKKLVEPIIKNEFDVVLGTRLKNPEGMPLYKRLHNWIANLVTWYLFGIWVTDSQSGFRVYSRKSADSINTRYDRYEYDSEVIREIYLRKLSFTEIPITVRYTEYSMGKEHGQGIINGFKTLYKMIWRLMN; from the coding sequence ATGAAAATTTTTATCGTTATTCCCGCTTTTAATGAAGGAACTGTGATTCAGGATGTTATAAGAGAAATAAAAGAAGAAGGATATGAAAATATTATCATCGTTGACGATGGAAGCAAGGATAATACCTATTCAAAAGCCAAAGAAATAAAAGGGATTACTGCCCTGAGACACAAAATCAATCGAGGAAAAGGAGCGGCTACCAAAACCGGCATTGAAGCGGCAAAATTGCTTGGAGCTGATATTATTGTTACAATGGATGGAGATGGACAGCATGACCCCAAAGACATCAAAAAACTCGTAGAACCGATAATCAAAAATGAATTCGACGTTGTTTTGGGCACAAGACTTAAAAATCCCGAGGGTATGCCCTTGTACAAGAGATTGCATAATTGGATCGCAAATCTGGTAACTTGGTACTTGTTTGGCATCTGGGTAACCGACAGTCAGTCGGGTTTTCGCGTTTATTCGCGAAAATCCGCAGATTCAATCAACACAAGATATGATCGGTATGAATATGACAGCGAGGTAATCCGAGAAATTTATTTGCGAAAACTCAGCTTCACGGAGATCCCAATCACTGTCAGATATACTGAATATTCTATGGGAAAGGAACACGGCCAAGGAATTATAAACGGATTCAAAACGTTATACAAAATGATTTGGAGGCTAATGAATTAG
- a CDS encoding DUF2304 domain-containing protein, translating into MKLQLYQIIIFAISAFMIFQGVKNFISGKSGQTIYKLSIRIIVWGGMAIVTIFPKLIHLLAKTLGIIDNMNAVVLTGFLLVFLMIFKLLSAIERLEQQLSEVTRKDALRGMKDK; encoded by the coding sequence ATGAAATTACAACTTTATCAAATCATCATTTTTGCAATCTCCGCTTTTATGATTTTTCAGGGAGTCAAAAACTTTATCAGCGGTAAAAGCGGACAGACAATCTACAAACTATCGATTCGAATAATTGTTTGGGGCGGAATGGCAATTGTTACCATTTTCCCCAAGCTTATTCATCTCTTGGCCAAAACTCTCGGGATCATAGATAATATGAATGCGGTAGTTTTGACCGGATTTCTGCTGGTTTTTCTGATGATATTCAAACTGCTCTCGGCTATTGAGCGCCTAGAGCAACAGCTTTCGGAGGTTACCAGAAAAGACGCGCTAAGAGGAATGAAAGACAAATGA
- a CDS encoding glycosyltransferase family 4 protein, whose amino-acid sequence MKIIIFCPYYSPHIGGLETHADEFNKYLSQRGIDITVFTPRLPKNAPENEIRYGNVKIMRFPAFEIISNYPLPKFWTKKYRDLKKEIKKEKYDIVISRTRFFNTSLLALIYSKTKKTKWIHIEHGSDFVELSSNLKTLLARFYDYTFGRLIFKNSDINISISRAVKKFVYKFDKRESPVIYRGLDLGEIDNIIPDIETKNKYEGKIIISFVGRLYKWKGVKNSIEAIKSLPEEIKKKIVFLIIGDGEDFSYLKKISENEKTIEMLGNLPREKAIAILKITDIYLHSAYPGGGLSTSLLEAMYCGCAVIATPNEGADEVIENDKNGILIETANSVDITKNLLKLINNINLKMFIPDNGKVSVKNKFNWMPSIETYNKIFNKLK is encoded by the coding sequence ATGAAAATTATTATTTTTTGCCCATATTATTCTCCGCACATTGGAGGCCTTGAAACTCACGCCGATGAGTTCAACAAATATCTATCTCAGAGAGGGATAGATATAACTGTTTTTACGCCCAGATTACCGAAAAACGCACCTGAGAATGAAATAAGATATGGCAATGTAAAGATCATGAGGTTTCCAGCTTTTGAAATAATTTCAAACTATCCCCTGCCGAAATTCTGGACAAAAAAATATCGGGATTTAAAAAAAGAGATAAAAAAAGAAAAATATGACATTGTTATTTCCAGAACCAGATTTTTCAACACTTCCCTGTTGGCGCTGATATATTCAAAAACAAAAAAAACAAAATGGATCCACATCGAACACGGATCCGATTTTGTAGAACTGTCGAGTAATCTGAAAACACTGCTTGCAAGATTCTATGATTATACATTCGGAAGACTCATATTCAAAAATTCTGATATTAATATTTCAATTTCCAGAGCAGTTAAAAAGTTTGTTTATAAATTTGACAAGCGCGAATCGCCTGTTATTTATCGCGGGCTTGATCTGGGAGAAATAGACAATATAATTCCCGACATTGAAACAAAAAATAAATATGAGGGAAAAATAATAATTTCTTTTGTTGGAAGATTATACAAATGGAAAGGCGTAAAAAACAGCATCGAAGCGATAAAATCACTCCCCGAAGAAATAAAGAAAAAAATTGTTTTTTTGATAATCGGAGATGGAGAAGATTTCTCCTATTTGAAAAAAATTTCCGAAAATGAAAAAACAATAGAAATGTTAGGCAACCTGCCCAGAGAAAAAGCTATTGCTATTCTAAAAATTACTGACATTTATCTCCATTCAGCGTATCCGGGCGGAGGCTTGTCTACTTCCCTGCTTGAAGCAATGTATTGCGGATGCGCAGTCATTGCTACTCCGAATGAAGGAGCGGATGAAGTGATCGAAAATGATAAAAATGGAATTTTAATAGAAACCGCAAATTCTGTCGACATTACAAAAAATTTGTTAAAATTGATCAATAATATAAATTTAAAAATGTTTATCCCTGACAATGGTAAAGTTTCAGTAAAAAATAAATTCAACTGGATGCCGTCAATTGAAACCTACAATAAAATTTTTAATAAGTTAAAATGA
- a CDS encoding methyltransferase domain-containing protein, with translation MNIKNKISPLVELLRGLVSYLPGFDAPVFTRTGGTNSARYCYSVWLRHLVMAKESGVFSEMPKVIAELGPGDSLGMGLAALLSGGEKYYAFDVVKYADIEKNLEILDELIELFRLKKSIPNDKEFPLVKPYLENYSFPDEILNEELLKNSLKEERLDLIRESIKNPEKEKGMIVYQVPWNDSSIIKKNSVDMIFSQATLEHVDDIENTYQIMYEWLKLGGFISHQIDLKCHGTSEEWNGHWTYSDPAWKVIRGKRQWLLNRLPCSEHIKLLEKNNFNSICIKKIKTPSKIARKSLADKFKSVSEEDLKISGVFFIAEKYGGKNNRNGR, from the coding sequence ATGAATATTAAAAACAAAATTTCACCACTCGTAGAACTTTTAAGAGGATTGGTTTCCTATTTGCCCGGTTTCGATGCTCCTGTATTCACCAGAACCGGCGGAACAAATTCTGCCAGATATTGTTATTCGGTCTGGCTAAGGCATCTTGTTATGGCAAAAGAAAGTGGCGTTTTTTCCGAGATGCCGAAAGTTATCGCCGAGCTGGGACCGGGAGATTCTCTGGGCATGGGGCTGGCAGCTCTACTCTCGGGAGGGGAAAAATATTACGCCTTTGACGTAGTAAAATATGCCGACATTGAAAAAAATCTGGAGATATTGGATGAATTAATCGAACTTTTCAGATTAAAAAAATCCATCCCCAATGATAAAGAATTTCCGCTAGTAAAACCGTACCTTGAAAATTATTCCTTTCCAGATGAGATATTGAATGAGGAGTTATTAAAAAACAGCTTAAAGGAAGAAAGGTTGGATCTCATTCGTGAATCGATAAAAAATCCCGAAAAGGAAAAAGGTATGATTGTCTATCAGGTTCCATGGAATGATTCGTCAATCATCAAGAAAAATTCCGTTGATATGATTTTTTCTCAAGCAACGCTGGAACACGTGGATGACATTGAAAATACTTACCAGATTATGTATGAATGGCTAAAACTGGGTGGCTTTATTTCTCATCAGATAGACCTTAAATGCCACGGCACTTCCGAAGAATGGAACGGCCACTGGACTTATTCCGATCCAGCTTGGAAAGTTATCAGGGGCAAGAGACAATGGCTACTTAACAGGCTCCCCTGTTCCGAACATATAAAATTATTGGAGAAAAATAATTTTAATTCCATTTGCATAAAAAAAATAAAAACTCCTTCAAAGATCGCCAGAAAATCTTTAGCAGATAAGTTTAAGAGTGTCTCCGAAGAAGATCTAAAAATCAGCGGAGTATTTTTTATAGCGGAGAAATATGGCGGAAAAAATAACCGAAATGGAAGATGA
- a CDS encoding flippase translates to MAEKITEMEDEDLKESINEIAQGASVSFVFGLAGYLLIFIFKLLAARYLGPEKYGVFELGNTLFLVFVLISSLGILTGIARFIPYYLKKKEFSLLHGYVSFVFKFPLIASIIVGSIAFLSSDFIASFFNRSSDFALFIKIISLAIPLKVLSNTARQIITSRKKIFYKSFSEAIIEKFILFCGLGLISFFNLSLLYIFITLLFSTLISLIFELFIYKKIKLPLAQNETTLHKEWILFSLPLFLSGFFNYFIKWSDNIVIGKMLAVSFLGIYAIAYSIGDVLGFFQNIFMSILNPIFSEKYALDKNDELNFLFKKVSTWAFGLAFPLFIFILIFGKDFLTLFYGNSYSSGYLPLIIISSGLMFFLATGPNESILILHKKTGFIFKVNTFVAILNIFLNIVLIKYLGIAGAALASAFSMALRSLITFVEAKKISAISVNNSAYFKFIVSAFITYALVLLTKSFIFKNGLAMLLLFGFGTTIIYFLASYLTKAITKEDIWTILSLVKKKQL, encoded by the coding sequence ATGGCGGAAAAAATAACCGAAATGGAAGATGAAGATTTAAAAGAATCTATAAATGAAATTGCTCAAGGAGCCAGTGTGTCTTTTGTATTCGGACTGGCTGGTTATTTATTAATTTTCATTTTCAAATTATTAGCAGCAAGATACCTCGGACCGGAAAAATATGGGGTTTTTGAATTAGGAAATACCCTTTTTCTTGTGTTTGTTTTAATTTCTTCCTTAGGAATTCTAACTGGAATAGCGCGATTTATACCCTATTATCTGAAGAAAAAAGAATTCTCGCTTTTGCATGGATATGTCAGTTTCGTGTTTAAATTTCCTCTTATAGCTTCCATAATTGTCGGAAGCATAGCATTCTTGAGTTCAGATTTCATTGCCAGTTTTTTTAATCGCTCATCCGACTTTGCATTGTTCATAAAAATAATAAGTTTAGCAATTCCATTAAAAGTTCTAAGCAACACAGCCAGACAGATTATAACATCAAGAAAAAAAATATTCTACAAAAGCTTTAGTGAAGCTATCATAGAAAAATTTATATTATTTTGCGGATTGGGATTAATTTCATTCTTCAATCTTTCACTATTATATATATTTATTACATTATTATTTTCAACATTAATATCGTTGATATTCGAACTTTTTATTTACAAAAAAATAAAATTACCTTTAGCGCAAAATGAAACAACTCTGCACAAAGAGTGGATATTATTTTCTCTGCCATTGTTTTTAAGCGGTTTTTTCAATTATTTTATAAAATGGAGTGACAACATAGTTATCGGTAAAATGCTGGCAGTATCTTTCTTGGGTATTTATGCAATAGCCTATTCCATTGGCGATGTTTTGGGATTTTTCCAAAATATTTTCATGTCCATACTTAACCCTATTTTTTCCGAAAAATATGCTTTGGATAAAAACGACGAGCTTAATTTTCTTTTTAAAAAAGTATCTACTTGGGCTTTCGGACTCGCATTCCCCTTGTTTATTTTCATTCTAATTTTCGGAAAAGATTTCCTGACTTTATTCTACGGAAATAGTTATTCCTCCGGATATCTCCCATTGATAATAATAAGCTCGGGATTAATGTTTTTTCTAGCCACGGGACCAAATGAGTCTATATTGATATTGCATAAAAAAACCGGATTCATTTTTAAAGTGAACACTTTCGTTGCCATACTCAATATATTCTTGAATATAGTTTTAATTAAATATTTAGGCATTGCTGGAGCCGCTCTGGCATCTGCCTTTTCTATGGCACTAAGAAGTTTGATCACTTTTGTCGAAGCAAAAAAAATAAGCGCAATCTCCGTAAATAATAGTGCTTATTTTAAATTTATAGTCTCGGCATTTATCACTTATGCATTAGTTTTGCTAACTAAAAGTTTTATTTTCAAAAACGGCCTTGCAATGCTTTTATTATTTGGATTTGGAACAACCATCATTTATTTTTTAGCATCTTACCTGACTAAAGCAATAACCAAAGAAGATATTTGGACAATTTTATCATTAGTAAAGAAAAAACAATTATGA
- a CDS encoding DUF2334 domain-containing protein — protein sequence MKLMLRDDDLSYFTKVSQIEFAYGDIWDRIPINFAVIPNVGLVSGAIPMQLCMENKNENYPIAMNKELVYFLKTKIKEGKVKIYQHGLTHKNYDGKFEMERRDLGILARELAEGKKLLEKAFNIEIDTIVAPHDRFSREAISAAEKVGYKYISRGMGPLPREIQFNRIYLKSFLKIYKNYFRNRNLCYPKILDFGKHKEIFNYRIQCITKKNIEDIIKNSNLDDGVLAITVHYRSINLHQKEMINFIVGRINNSF from the coding sequence ATGAAATTAATGCTTAGAGATGACGATTTGTCATATTTTACGAAGGTAAGTCAAATTGAATTTGCATATGGAGATATTTGGGATAGAATACCGATTAACTTTGCGGTAATTCCTAATGTTGGATTAGTTAGTGGAGCTATCCCTATGCAATTATGTATGGAAAATAAAAATGAAAATTATCCCATCGCAATGAACAAGGAGTTGGTTTATTTTTTGAAAACGAAAATAAAAGAAGGAAAAGTCAAAATTTACCAGCACGGGCTTACTCATAAGAATTATGATGGAAAATTTGAAATGGAGAGAAGGGATCTAGGCATACTAGCCCGAGAGCTTGCGGAAGGGAAGAAACTATTAGAAAAAGCGTTTAATATTGAAATTGATACCATAGTAGCTCCTCATGATAGATTTTCAAGAGAGGCAATATCAGCAGCAGAAAAAGTCGGATACAAATACATAAGCAGGGGAATGGGGCCACTTCCAAGAGAAATTCAATTCAATCGAATATATCTTAAATCTTTTCTTAAAATTTATAAGAATTATTTTAGAAACAGAAACTTGTGTTATCCTAAAATTTTGGATTTTGGAAAGCACAAGGAAATATTCAATTACAGGATCCAGTGTATAACAAAAAAAAATATAGAAGATATCATTAAAAATTCTAACTTGGACGATGGAGTTTTGGCGATTACGGTTCATTATCGCTCAATAAATTTGCATCAGAAGGAAATGATAAATTTTATAGTAGGGAGAATAAATAATTCATTTTAG
- a CDS encoding class I SAM-dependent methyltransferase produces the protein MKRIELLKPYIKGKKVLDVGFVQHNWEKSISNPNWLHDKIRNEAKETIGIDCLEDDVNMLKSKGYNAICADAEEFNLNDKFDIIIAGELIEHLSNPGKFLCSARKHLKKEGKLIITTPNVFAFGNIARIMKLLFNIENIDNPEHVNWYSKQNLFNLAERHGFKVLEYKTFYPDRYNPIFEKLPLRETKSKIFASLSLK, from the coding sequence ATGAAAAGAATTGAACTATTGAAGCCTTATATCAAGGGCAAAAAAGTACTGGATGTTGGGTTTGTCCAGCACAATTGGGAAAAATCAATATCCAATCCGAATTGGTTGCACGATAAAATAAGAAATGAAGCCAAGGAAACGATTGGAATTGATTGCCTAGAAGATGATGTTAATATGTTAAAATCAAAAGGTTACAACGCAATCTGCGCGGATGCGGAAGAGTTTAATTTAAATGATAAATTCGATATAATAATAGCGGGAGAATTGATCGAACATTTATCTAATCCGGGGAAATTTTTATGTTCCGCGAGAAAGCATTTGAAAAAAGAAGGTAAATTGATTATAACGACGCCCAATGTTTTTGCATTTGGAAATATAGCAAGAATCATGAAACTTTTATTTAATATTGAAAATATTGATAATCCTGAACATGTGAATTGGTATAGCAAACAAAATTTGTTCAATCTGGCAGAAAGACACGGCTTTAAAGTTTTGGAGTATAAAACATTTTACCCCGATCGTTATAATCCTATTTTTGAAAAACTCCCACTTAGGGAAACAAAATCCAAAATTTTTGCTAGCCTTTCTTTGAAATAA
- a CDS encoding glycosyltransferase, whose protein sequence is MSKKIKVSLYTIADLGELKNLKSDYARAIFESLKDNISNVYCRDYKGNDPRFKKIVLGGKIIFQIIYLFKKFFHIRVDIYSVLDFFAYFKKDDANIIIFHPYSFRRTCQKFNRMGKITINIGTSATGRMISDMNKQEFLKYGFNFPQEYKADHLEKSLVSSKYIISQSEYCKSTYVKAGFKPENIFVLTGGIDTKKFKPGEKTDNVFRVLAMANCGLLKGFQYLLEAWSKMDLKRSELVLLGNPSKEMQVIFNRYKSFKNIKFIKHSDPIDFYHQSSVLVHPSLSEGSSRVIKEAMACGLSVICTENSGSIIRNGIDGFIIPIRNTEAIKEKILFFYNNQNKILEIGKEARKNIEKNGTWDNFSGKMSEIVSEIINKNLRK, encoded by the coding sequence ATGTCGAAAAAAATAAAAGTATCTCTTTATACGATTGCCGACTTAGGAGAACTGAAAAATCTCAAATCTGATTATGCCAGAGCCATTTTTGAAAGCTTGAAAGATAACATTTCTAATGTGTATTGTCGTGATTATAAAGGAAATGATCCGAGATTTAAAAAGATTGTTTTAGGAGGAAAAATAATTTTTCAAATAATTTATTTATTTAAAAAATTTTTCCACATCAGAGTCGACATTTATTCAGTTCTTGATTTTTTCGCTTATTTTAAAAAAGATGATGCTAATATAATTATATTCCATCCATATTCATTCAGGAGAACCTGTCAAAAATTTAACCGAATGGGGAAAATTACGATAAATATTGGAACCAGTGCTACTGGAAGAATGATTTCTGATATGAATAAACAGGAATTTTTGAAATACGGATTTAATTTTCCCCAAGAGTACAAAGCAGATCATTTGGAAAAATCGCTTGTCAGCTCTAAATATATTATTTCCCAATCCGAATATTGCAAATCAACATATGTGAAAGCAGGTTTTAAACCAGAAAATATTTTTGTTTTAACCGGAGGCATAGATACGAAAAAATTCAAACCCGGGGAAAAAACAGATAACGTATTTAGAGTTTTGGCGATGGCCAATTGCGGACTTCTCAAAGGATTTCAATATTTGCTTGAGGCATGGTCCAAAATGGATTTAAAAAGAAGCGAGTTGGTTCTGCTTGGAAACCCCAGTAAAGAAATGCAAGTTATTTTCAACAGATATAAAAGTTTTAAAAATATCAAGTTTATAAAACATTCCGATCCAATTGATTTCTATCATCAATCCTCCGTTCTTGTCCATCCATCCTTAAGTGAGGGATCCTCGAGAGTAATAAAAGAAGCAATGGCTTGCGGATTGTCAGTTATTTGTACAGAAAACTCCGGATCAATTATAAGAAACGGAATAGACGGTTTTATAATTCCAATTAGGAATACAGAAGCTATAAAAGAAAAGATATTATTTTTTTATAACAATCAGAATAAAATATTAGAAATAGGGAAAGAGGCTCGAAAAAATATCGAGAAAAATGGAACGTGGGATAATTTTTCGGGGAAAATGAGTGAAATTGTAAGTGAAATAATCAATAAAAATTTGCGCAAATGA
- a CDS encoding class I SAM-dependent methyltransferase, with protein MENYKSNYTKSYQNNSKRGKGYDKKIENKFELFIWELEKYFLKRIVSGNFRNLGKVSYMDFACGTGRIIEYLNKEFNFKEIIGIDTSFAMLEEAKKKTNADFLCGNIVENKNLLDGKKFDLITSFRLFLNMEKENKGIILAELCKCLKDDGYLIINNHINRFSLLGIQFWIRKNLLKEKGKIINTATEKEFRKLLDESGFEIIKIEKFTVFPGRKKIILLPEKILFKSELFLSKIPLIRNLGLNQIYICRKK; from the coding sequence ATGGAAAATTACAAATCAAATTATACTAAGAGCTATCAAAATAATTCAAAAAGAGGAAAGGGATATGATAAAAAAATAGAAAATAAATTCGAATTGTTTATTTGGGAGTTAGAAAAATATTTTCTAAAGCGAATTGTTTCTGGAAATTTTAGAAATCTCGGAAAAGTTAGTTATATGGATTTTGCTTGTGGGACAGGAAGAATAATAGAATACTTAAATAAAGAGTTTAATTTTAAAGAGATTATTGGCATAGACACTTCATTTGCTATGTTGGAAGAAGCTAAAAAGAAAACTAATGCTGATTTTTTATGCGGAAATATAGTGGAAAATAAAAATCTTCTAGATGGAAAAAAATTCGATTTGATAACTTCCTTCAGACTATTTCTTAATATGGAGAAAGAAAATAAGGGCATAATTCTTGCAGAATTGTGTAAATGTTTAAAAGACGATGGATATTTGATTATCAATAATCATATAAATAGATTTTCATTGCTTGGCATTCAATTTTGGATTAGAAAAAATTTACTGAAAGAAAAAGGAAAAATCATAAATACCGCGACGGAAAAAGAGTTTCGAAAACTGCTTGATGAATCGGGATTTGAAATTATCAAGATTGAAAAGTTTACTGTTTTTCCCGGAAGAAAAAAAATTATTTTACTTCCTGAAAAAATATTATTTAAGTCAGAACTGTTTCTGTCGAAAATTCCTTTGATAAGAAATTTAGGGCTTAACCAGATATACATATGTCGAAAAAAATAA
- a CDS encoding class I SAM-dependent methyltransferase — MNKILKNDEYENGDPYKVKNNIESEFQKRRIYFTKKLCLKAKKLLNTKEPKILDVGCGEGYITYEIKNLFEKADVFGIDKSGIAINKARSIFKEISFISCDAMNIPMQNEYFDIVICNNIIEHVDNPDGLLNEVSRKMKKGGYIIISTPSIYRIENVIKLFFFGKTDLMSELHFEEYSPWRIFELLKDCGYDVVYFMSKPLEYRTWNLKKIAIHKILKPILYFCFYPFNKMKYGLESTVFYLAKKNNK; from the coding sequence ATGAATAAAATTTTAAAAAATGATGAATATGAAAATGGAGATCCGTATAAAGTAAAAAACAACATCGAATCAGAATTCCAAAAAAGAAGAATTTATTTTACAAAGAAGCTTTGCTTAAAGGCAAAAAAATTATTAAATACTAAAGAACCAAAGATTTTAGATGTTGGATGCGGAGAAGGCTATATTACGTATGAAATAAAAAACTTGTTTGAAAAAGCGGATGTTTTTGGTATAGATAAATCGGGGATAGCTATCAATAAAGCAAGAAGTATTTTTAAAGAAATAAGTTTTATTTCATGTGACGCGATGAATATACCCATGCAAAATGAATATTTCGATATAGTTATATGCAATAACATAATAGAACACGTTGATAATCCCGATGGATTGCTTAATGAAGTAAGCAGAAAAATGAAAAAGGGGGGGTATATAATAATTTCTACTCCAAGTATTTATAGAATAGAGAATGTAATTAAATTGTTTTTTTTCGGGAAGACTGACTTAATGTCAGAATTGCATTTTGAAGAGTATTCTCCATGGAGAATATTTGAATTGTTAAAAGATTGTGGTTATGATGTAGTTTATTTTATGAGCAAACCACTTGAATATAGAACATGGAACTTAAAGAAAATAGCAATACATAAGATTCTAAAGCCCATATTGTACTTCTGCTTTTACCCTTTTAACAAAATGAAATATGGTCTCGAAAGTACCGTTTTTTACCTTGCAAAGAAAAATAATAAATAA
- a CDS encoding phenylacetate--CoA ligase family protein, whose protein sequence is MRYFLSKYIAPILWKYGKGSNRYEIYEYLKKQQGKSLEENIAIQKKKLYEILDYSIKNIPYYRKIARENNITVAPNTIFEDIKKFPILTKKIIRKELNNLINKKITAVKNTSGGSTGEPVVFFQDKVKNDWSAATKMFWNEWAGWKPGDLVISLWGSEKDILKAREGLSGFLMRNFINSINLNAFRMTKEDMLRFVEIINKEKPSIVVAYAESIYEFSRFIEKEKIKIHTPQSIISSAGTLFPEFRKTIERVFRCHVFNKYGSREVGDIACECEKHEGLHLNIFSHYLEILDDKLNNSLPRKAGDIYITTLCNKAMPLIRYAIGDIGIPDFKNPSCQRGFPVIESIKGRSVNLFETREGTLIGGEYFTHLFYFRKWVNKFQVIQKNYEAIEINVVLEKKENLDEINEIEKNIKLVMGKECKIVWKFVSDISPTKSGKFLYTISELNN, encoded by the coding sequence ATGAGATATTTTTTATCAAAATATATAGCTCCAATTCTTTGGAAATACGGAAAGGGTAGCAATCGCTATGAGATTTATGAGTATCTGAAAAAACAACAGGGGAAGTCTTTGGAAGAAAATATCGCAATTCAAAAAAAGAAACTTTACGAGATTCTGGATTATTCAATTAAAAATATTCCATATTACAGAAAGATTGCTAGAGAAAATAATATAACTGTTGCTCCAAATACTATTTTCGAAGATATCAAAAAATTTCCGATTCTTACCAAAAAAATAATTAGGAAAGAACTCAATAATTTAATCAATAAAAAAATTACTGCTGTAAAAAACACTTCTGGAGGAAGTACCGGCGAACCAGTTGTTTTTTTTCAGGATAAAGTCAAAAACGATTGGAGCGCAGCAACTAAAATGTTCTGGAATGAATGGGCGGGATGGAAGCCAGGAGATTTAGTAATAAGTTTATGGGGTTCAGAGAAGGATATTCTAAAAGCCAGAGAAGGACTGAGTGGATTTTTAATGCGTAATTTTATAAACAGTATTAATTTAAATGCTTTTCGGATGACCAAGGAAGACATGCTTAGATTTGTAGAAATAATTAACAAAGAAAAACCCTCCATAGTTGTTGCTTATGCGGAATCAATATATGAATTTTCAAGATTTATTGAAAAGGAAAAAATAAAAATTCATACTCCGCAGTCAATAATATCTTCAGCAGGCACTCTTTTTCCTGAATTTAGAAAAACGATTGAAAGGGTATTTCGGTGTCATGTTTTTAATAAATATGGATCACGGGAGGTAGGAGATATTGCTTGCGAATGTGAAAAACATGAAGGCTTACATCTCAATATTTTTTCACATTATTTAGAGATACTAGATGATAAATTAAACAATTCTTTGCCTAGAAAAGCTGGAGATATTTATATTACTACTTTATGTAATAAAGCTATGCCACTAATACGATATGCCATCGGGGATATCGGTATTCCAGATTTCAAAAATCCAAGTTGTCAGAGAGGATTTCCGGTTATCGAGAGTATCAAGGGAAGAAGTGTTAATTTATTTGAAACCAGAGAGGGAACTCTAATAGGTGGAGAATATTTCACTCATTTATTTTATTTTAGAAAATGGGTAAATAAATTTCAAGTAATACAAAAGAATTATGAAGCAATAGAAATAAATGTAGTTCTTGAAAAAAAAGAGAATTTGGATGAAATTAATGAAATAGAAAAAAACATCAAATTAGTTATGGGAAAAGAATGTAAAATTGTTTGGAAATTTGTATCGGACATATCGCCTACAAAAAGTGGTAAATTCTTATATACAATTTCTGAATTAAATAATTAG